The Augochlora pura isolate Apur16 unplaced genomic scaffold, APUR_v2.2.1 APUR_unplaced_8904, whole genome shotgun sequence genome contains the following window.
AATTATATAATAGCAACATGTTTACTATACATGTACGGTTAAACCTCGGTGACTTGGATATTTAGAACTCGAAGATCTTTAGTCTGCCCTTAACACTTTAGCTACCGAGGTTCAACCGTACACATTCCACGATACGTTCTGTAACATTAATACGGTCATGGATTATTGTCACACGCATGTTACGCATATAACttttactgatttatttagaaaagtTACTTACAAATAACGTAGTATAGAACCCCCTTTCAGTTTCCCACTGTTCCAACGTTTGTTCAGCAGGTTTCAAAATGTTTGGATCTTGACTACCTGCTTG
Protein-coding sequences here:
- the LOC144478160 gene encoding importin-11-like, encoding MEFTENNCTNPDIKERSMDASVIEVLQQAGSQDPNILKPAEQTLEQWETERGFYTTLFNVSWNVYG